The Octopus sinensis unplaced genomic scaffold, ASM634580v1 Contig07196, whole genome shotgun sequence genome has a segment encoding these proteins:
- the LOC115227802 gene encoding uncharacterized protein LOC115227802, whose protein sequence is MDLIVRRVLRENHVHVLASNKERLYLSRGQLGRGLSNIVHLSERILTKMHDTLWSGSSVSQRKAAILAAEKARGTHLGTIKGYVSAKYGLGATQVNVKELIKLQKESLIKKINLKVLHKTLFSSLDNPHIDVSSSSTWLKYGNNSPRSEGLFSYLQDRNFFNGQRKQCNHCKSKAMTVDHLATKCGSMLYHDYTWRHNEVVRSLHLLLCNKYGLRRSRKLRTHRVQSVCENSRVCIKVDTPIRTSIVVQHNRPDIVVHDKVTGEIGGGHHVPRPFADSGSGEKEEV, encoded by the coding sequence ATGGACCTTATTGTCCGAAGAGTACTCCGAGAGAATCATGTCCACGTGTTGGCAAGCAATAAGGAGAGATTGTACTTGTCTCGCGGGCAGCTAGGACGTGGACTGAGTAACATCGTACACTTAAGTGAGCGAATTCTTACTAAGATGCACGACACCTTGTGGAGTGGGTCGAGTGTATCCCAAAGGAAGGCTGCCATCCTTGCTGCTGAAAAAGCGCGTGGTACACACCTAGGGACCATAAAAGGCTATGTGTCGGCTAAGTATGGTCTAGGTGCTACCCAAGTTAATGTGAAGGAGTTGATCAAACTTCAAAAGGAGTCTTTAATTAAAAAGATCAACTTAAAAGTCCTTCACAAGACTCTCTTTAGCAGCCTGGACAACCCGCACATTGACGTATCGTCGTCATCTACGTGGCTGAAATATGGGAATAACTCTCCCCGATCAGAAGGGTTGTTCTCATATTTGCAGGATAGAAACTTTTTTAATGGTCAACGGAAACAGTGTAACCACTGTAAGAGTAAGGCAATGACCGTTGACCATTTAGCCACGAAGTGCGGGAGTATGCTTTACCATGATTACACATGGAGGCATAACGAGGTGGTGAGGTCCCTCCATCTTTTGCTCTGCAATAAGTACGGCTTGAGGCGGTCCAGAAAGTTGCGAACCCATCGAGTTCAATCGGTGTGTGAGAACTCGCGGGTGTGCATTAAGGTGGATACCCCCATACGCACCTCGATTGTTGTCCAGCACAACAGACCCGACATTGTGGTCCACGATAAGGTCACCGGGGAGATTGGAGGTGGGCATCACGTGCCTAGACCGTTTGCAGATAGTGGAagtggagaaaaggaggaagtatgA